The genome window AGGGCTCGACAAGCTCAACGACGCCATCTCCGGCAAGGACATGAAGTCCTCCGAGTTCGGCGACAAGCAGAAGGACACCGCCATGCGCATCATCGACTCGGAGCTGTCCCAGGACAGAAACGTCATGACGGGCATGCGCTTCGAGGAGCCGGGCAAGCCGCACTCGTTCCATGAGGTGCTCGTCACCGGCACCTCCAAGGAGAACGGCAAGGACTTCGTCCACTTCACCAACCCCTGGGGCGACGAGGAGAAGATGTCGCGCGACGACTTCAAGAACCGCGTCTTCTCCGCCAACTACGAGGGGCCGGACCTGGGCGCGCTCGCTCGGGCCACTCAGCTCAACAGCATGCGCCAGGTGACCGTCTAATCGAGAGGACGCTCTCCGCCAGGGGCTGGAAGCGTTGGACGCTCCCTACGGAGCGTCCGAAGCCCTCTCCAGCTTCGCGACCACGGCCTCCAGCTCCGCCACGCGGCGCGTGAGCGCCTCGGGCGCGAGTGCCTCGGGCTGTGGGCGTGGAGACAGGTGCGGATCGCTCCTCCAGAAGTCCATTCCCATCTCGGCGGCCTTCTCCACCGAGCACACCACCAGCCGCACCTGGATGGTGAGCAACTCCACGTCCAGCAGCTTGATCTTGATATCGCCTGCCACCACCAGGCCCTTGTCGAGGACCCGATCCAGTACGTCCGCGAGCGTCGCTCCCCGGGGCCCCTGCACAATGCGCTGTGTCGTCATGGCGTTTTCCTCAAAGCAGCTTGCCGAGTGGCCCCAAATCGAGGTTCAGGTCCTCTTCCGTGAGCCCGAATTCCATACGGAGCTGCTCGATCTCCTCCGCCTGACGCATCAGCGCCGACCCCAGTCGTTCAATCTCCTCGTCACTCAGGGAACCGCCCTCCATCCGGCGGATCGACTGCTTCTCGAGCAGTTCGTGCAGCAGCTTCACCACCGTGAGCACCAGTTGCCCCAACCCGTTCGACAGGAGCGCTCACGCCACGAAGTTGAAGGGAGGCCACGGACCGCTCACCGCGAGCTTCGCGGAAGTGTCGTTCGCGACCGGCGTCAACGCGTCACGAAACGCGGACACCTCCTCGCGAGGCACCAGGAAATACAAAGAGCAGAGCGCGGGCGCGCCCGAACGCGAGGGCGAGAACTCCATGCGGTGCTCCCTGCACAGCGGCGCCACCTTCGCAAGCAGCGCCTGTTCCAGCGCCGTGCATTGATCACGCAGCCGATGGTCCGCGGAATAGCGACGCTGCCGCGCCTTGAGGTAGTCCGCGCCAGAGCGGATCATCGGAGTGGCGATCTCCTCCGCCGTCTCGAGCGGGCCGGAAAGAGAAACCAGCGCCCGAATCCCCAGCTCGACGCAGCCGGCGATCCTCTCGAGCGTGTGCAGATAGGCCTCACGCCGTGCCTCGAGATGCGCGCGGACCTCCACCTCGTCGGAGAGCACGCTGCCAAAGCGCATGGGAACCACATCGGCCACGGCATGCTGCGAATGAACGACGCGCTCGTATTCGAGCAGATCCACCGTCGGCGGTGTCTCCACCCGAGCCCGGTCCATGATGGGTGAGACCACCGCCGCGAGCCCGCCGTACACGACGCGCCGCAGTTCCACTCCCTGGAGCCCGCTCCCGCTTCCCGGCAGCGCCGATGCCTCAGCACCAATGCAATACATCAACAACCCGGTGCCCTCCTGCTCAGCCAAGCGACTGCTCCTCGGATCCGTGCTCCGGCTCGCCTCCGAAGTGCGGCGCGAAGTTGTAGGTGGGCCAGGGACCACGCGCCGTCAGGCTCAGACCCCGCGCCGCCAGCGGCTCCGCCAATGGATCGAGGCGCCTGGCAAGCTCTGCCTCCGCGCCACGGGGGACGAGGAGCGCCCAATGGAAGACCCCTTCCACCGTGGGAGACTCCGCGCTGCGCGAGGGGAGCCGCAGGGGACGCCTCGCGAGGACCAGCCCCTCGAGTGCCCGCGCCACCATTGCCTCGGCTTCCTGTATCCACCCGCGCGCCGCGCGGGCCGCGTCCTTGCGCAGCTTCTGCTCCATCAGGTAGCGCGCTCCCGCCGACGCGGGCAGTTTCGCCACCCGAGGATCGGCGGCGAACATCGCCTCCTCGCAAGCCTTGAAGTCCAACACGCCCTGGAGCGACCACTCCTCCTCATGCTCTGCCTTCTCCAGGAAGGCCGCGATTCGCGCTCGCTCTCGGCGGAGCAACGCGTCCAGTTCCTCCAGTGACGAGAACAGGCAGCCAAAGCGCAGCGGCATCACCGGCGAGGCGCGCATCATCTGCTCGATCACCTCCTCGTGACGCAGGGCGCGCGGCCCCAGCCAGCCCAGGTCCTTCAGGTGGGCCTCACCCTCCTCGCCTGTCCACTCTTGAAGTGGCACCTCACAGTAGATGGCGGCGATCTCCCCATGGACCCGCGCGCGGAGCGGCGCGTCCCCGGACAAGCCGTAGCCCACCACCGCCTCCACCGCGCGCTCACGCGCCAGGCAAAACACGTAGAACCCCATGTCTCAGTGACTCCCGGAACAGGCACGGCACCGGAGCACGTGACCTCTGCCCTGGACTGTTACACGCAGTGCTGACAACCCGAGGTGGCCCCTCCGGGCGGTTGGCGAGGAGGCACCCCATGAATACAAGGGAGCAGACCGCCGATGCACTGTGGTAGACGGCAGCGCTTCCGCGCCCTGAGGAGGGCATTCATGCAAATCGCGAAGGACACCGTCGTCTCCATCGACTACCGCCTGCACCTGGGAGATGGAAAGATCATCGATGAGAGCGACGAGGGCGATCCGCTCGTCTACCTGCACGGGTATGAGGAGATCGTCCCGGGGCTGGAGAAGGCGCTCGAGGGCAAGAAGGCGGGCGAGTCCCTGAAGGTCCAGGTCACTCCCGACGACGGCTACGGCGAGTACGACCCCAAGGGCGTGGAAGAAGTGCCCCGCGAGGACTTCCCCTCGGACCTGGAGCTGGAGGCGGGCGGCATCGTCAGCGCCACGGATGACGAGGGCGACGACGTGGACTTCCTCGTCAAGGAAGTGAAGGAGAAGACGGTCGTCGTGGACTTCAACCACCCGCTGGCGGGCAAGACGCTCCACTTCGAGGTGACCGTGCGGGAAGTGCGCGCGGCGACCCCCGAGGAGCTCGAGCACGGCCACGCGCACGAGCCGGGCCACGCGCACGACCACTGAGTCCCCTCAATCCATCAGCCGCAGAAGGCTGAGGTCCAGGCGGCTCCGCACCAGGCCCAGCAAGCTCTCCAGCTCTGGGCCCGCGAGGTTCAGCCGCGAGGACAGCTCCGCGCGCGTGAGCTTCAGCAACCGCTCGCGCGCGTGGGCCACTCGGCGGGCCACGCCCGAGCGCGACTCGCCGTACATCGTCGAGAGCCGATCCATGGTGAGGCCATGGAGGTGGTGAAGGCGCAGCAGGGCCCGCTCTCGCTCGGGCAGCGCCGCCAGCGCCTTGCGCAGCGCCTCGGCGAGCGCTTGGCGTGAGTCCTCTCGGAGCAGCTCCCGCTCGGGGTCATCCGAGGACAGCATCCGGGCAAGCACCTCGGGCGGCTCGTCGAAGAGCTCCTGGCGCCCATCCTGGCTCGCCAGCTCTCCGACGATGCGCGCGGCGATGATGCGCACCCACGCCAGCAGCGGGCCCCGGCCCGAGTAGTCCGCGATGCGCGGGGGCGTTTCTCCGCGCCCCAGCAGCAGCCGCTGGCGGAGCACCTGCAACACCTCATCCACGGTGGACGCCGGGAGCTGGCCGAGGCGAGCGGGCACCTTCTGGAGGATGTGCTGCTCGAAGGCCAGGAGGGCTTGATGCTCCCCCTTGGCGCAAGCACACGCGAGGTACAGGTCCGCGCCCTGGAGCTGGCGCAGCACCTCCAGGGAGCCCTCCGGCAGGTGCCGGGACAGGTGTCTCACGAAACTCTCCGGCGTGAGCGACACGGTGGGCCACTGCGCCTGCCCCGCCGCGTGGTGCTCCCGAAGCAGTGCCTCCAGTCCCTCCACCTGCTCCAGCGCGGCGTGGCGCTCGGGTGGCGCGTGGGTCCGCAGCAGCGCCGCGAGGGAGTCGCCTTCCCCGCTCTTGCTCATGGCGTGCCTCCGCGCCGTTGCCAGGCCTGCACCTGTCGCAGCTCCACGCGAGCCCGGAGCCCTAGCCCTTCCAGCTGGGTCCTCGCCTCTTCCGCCAGGGCCGTGGCGCGTGTGGGATCCGGGGCCGAGCGCTGCTCCCCGAGCGCCCGGGCCAGCAGGAAGCACGCCCACGCCTCATCCAGCGGATCCCTCGGGGCGCTCACGTGGAGCTTCCGAGCCCGCTCCAGCAGCGGCGCGGCCTGCTCCGG of Hyalangium ruber contains these proteins:
- a CDS encoding gas vesicle protein, whose amino-acid sequence is MTTQRIVQGPRGATLADVLDRVLDKGLVVAGDIKIKLLDVELLTIQVRLVVCSVEKAAEMGMDFWRSDPHLSPRPQPEALAPEALTRRVAELEAVVAKLERASDAP
- a CDS encoding gas vesicle protein K, with amino-acid sequence MGQLVLTVVKLLHELLEKQSIRRMEGGSLSDEEIERLGSALMRQAEEIEQLRMEFGLTEEDLNLDLGPLGKLL
- a CDS encoding GvpL/GvpF family gas vesicle protein is translated as MAEQEGTGLLMYCIGAEASALPGSGSGLQGVELRRVVYGGLAAVVSPIMDRARVETPPTVDLLEYERVVHSQHAVADVVPMRFGSVLSDEVEVRAHLEARREAYLHTLERIAGCVELGIRALVSLSGPLETAEEIATPMIRSGADYLKARQRRYSADHRLRDQCTALEQALLAKVAPLCREHRMEFSPSRSGAPALCSLYFLVPREEVSAFRDALTPVANDTSAKLAVSGPWPPFNFVA
- a CDS encoding GvpL/GvpF family gas vesicle protein, which gives rise to MGFYVFCLARERAVEAVVGYGLSGDAPLRARVHGEIAAIYCEVPLQEWTGEEGEAHLKDLGWLGPRALRHEEVIEQMMRASPVMPLRFGCLFSSLEELDALLRRERARIAAFLEKAEHEEEWSLQGVLDFKACEEAMFAADPRVAKLPASAGARYLMEQKLRKDAARAARGWIQEAEAMVARALEGLVLARRPLRLPSRSAESPTVEGVFHWALLVPRGAEAELARRLDPLAEPLAARGLSLTARGPWPTYNFAPHFGGEPEHGSEEQSLG
- a CDS encoding FKBP-type peptidyl-prolyl cis-trans isomerase, which translates into the protein MQIAKDTVVSIDYRLHLGDGKIIDESDEGDPLVYLHGYEEIVPGLEKALEGKKAGESLKVQVTPDDGYGEYDPKGVEEVPREDFPSDLELEAGGIVSATDDEGDDVDFLVKEVKEKTVVVDFNHPLAGKTLHFEVTVREVRAATPEELEHGHAHEPGHAHDH
- a CDS encoding sigma-70 family RNA polymerase sigma factor, with amino-acid sequence MSKSGEGDSLAALLRTHAPPERHAALEQVEGLEALLREHHAAGQAQWPTVSLTPESFVRHLSRHLPEGSLEVLRQLQGADLYLACACAKGEHQALLAFEQHILQKVPARLGQLPASTVDEVLQVLRQRLLLGRGETPPRIADYSGRGPLLAWVRIIAARIVGELASQDGRQELFDEPPEVLARMLSSDDPERELLREDSRQALAEALRKALAALPERERALLRLHHLHGLTMDRLSTMYGESRSGVARRVAHARERLLKLTRAELSSRLNLAGPELESLLGLVRSRLDLSLLRLMD